One part of the Pseudomonadota bacterium genome encodes these proteins:
- a CDS encoding serine/threonine-protein phosphatase has translation TVDLEQRYHDALREMVGKLVRNNFRSAPPAEESTLFGAPPDADPLIWSEQLHVSYEMRELLDDLISGRTATLDLAQEAIDAFGPGHIIRKRTGWGTHRGRVREGNEDALMLLQQAVVAGNRPLRVELYAVADGMGGHEAGEIASEITLKSMAVELVGGLNITSARDLGRDILDQEFLVDRMTEAIDQTNQTLRKYSWDAHSKSRRKPGSTLVCALALDAIMIIGHVGDSRAYKIELDGSLKRITRDHSPVQMLVDAGRITHEQAFNHPHRHQISSNIGIAPDMLKRDVNVRMLRTGESILLCSDGLCDMMLDDDLEEICKQERDPRRLARTLVETACELGGHDNVTVLVVTRAPGPPQEERESPAKTN, from the coding sequence GACCGTCGACCTCGAGCAGCGCTACCACGACGCCCTGAGAGAGATGGTGGGCAAGCTGGTGCGCAACAACTTCCGCAGCGCCCCCCCCGCCGAGGAGAGCACCCTCTTCGGTGCGCCGCCCGACGCCGACCCCCTCATCTGGAGCGAGCAGCTGCACGTCTCATACGAGATGCGCGAGCTGCTCGACGACCTGATCTCCGGCCGCACGGCCACACTCGACCTCGCCCAGGAGGCCATTGACGCCTTTGGTCCCGGGCACATCATCCGCAAGCGCACCGGATGGGGAACGCATCGGGGCCGGGTGCGCGAGGGCAACGAAGACGCCCTGATGCTGCTCCAGCAGGCCGTGGTGGCGGGAAACCGCCCCCTGCGTGTCGAGCTCTACGCGGTGGCCGACGGAATGGGCGGGCACGAAGCCGGCGAGATCGCGAGCGAGATCACGCTCAAGTCGATGGCGGTCGAGCTGGTGGGCGGTCTCAACATCACGTCGGCCCGAGACCTGGGGCGCGACATCCTCGACCAGGAGTTCCTCGTCGATCGCATGACCGAGGCCATCGATCAGACCAACCAGACGCTGCGCAAGTACTCGTGGGACGCGCACTCGAAGAGCCGCCGCAAGCCTGGATCGACGCTCGTGTGCGCCCTCGCCCTCGACGCGATCATGATCATCGGGCACGTGGGCGACAGCCGTGCGTACAAGATCGAGCTCGACGGCTCGCTCAAGCGCATCACCCGCGATCACTCCCCCGTGCAGATGCTCGTCGACGCAGGGCGCATCACCCACGAACAGGCCTTCAACCACCCGCACCGACATCAGATCTCGTCGAACATCGGCATCGCGCCGGACATGCTCAAGCGCGACGTGAACGTGCGCATGCTTCGCACCGGCGAGTCGATTCTTCTGTGCAGCGACGGCCTGTGCGACATGATGCTCGATGACGACCTCGAGGAGATCTGCAAGCAGGAACGCGACCCGCGGCGGCTGGCCCGCACACTCGTCGAGACCGCGTGCGAGCTGGGCGGTCACGACAATGTCACGGTGCTCGTGGTCACCCGGGCACCGGGACCGCCCCAGGAAGAGCGCGAATCGCCTGCGAAGACGAACTGA
- a CDS encoding FHA domain-containing protein — protein sequence MSAENETSPAPPSDAASSTESPAPASWEALSGLMRTGGEARPDAAPPAEPPSSRAPAETAADATGDAASENMADSASGSATVEVTVEAPARQWHPGKLKLVIEQGMSVGKEFLVSEPDMLVGRRDPEQAVIPDIDLFDQEAPNNRYVTRRHARLYFAGGSLMLEDLDSANGTGLNGQLVAPHEPRALAVNDKVHFGQSVLMRLKTV from the coding sequence ATGAGCGCCGAGAACGAGACCTCCCCCGCCCCCCCGTCTGACGCAGCCAGCAGCACCGAATCGCCGGCGCCGGCGTCGTGGGAGGCCCTGTCCGGTCTCATGCGCACCGGCGGTGAAGCCCGCCCGGACGCGGCGCCCCCCGCTGAACCCCCGTCGTCGCGGGCGCCAGCCGAGACCGCGGCCGACGCAACGGGCGACGCGGCGTCCGAGAACATGGCTGACAGCGCGAGCGGCAGCGCCACCGTCGAGGTCACAGTCGAGGCGCCCGCCAGGCAGTGGCATCCGGGAAAGCTCAAGCTCGTCATCGAGCAGGGCATGAGCGTGGGCAAGGAGTTCCTCGTCTCCGAGCCCGACATGCTCGTGGGCCGACGCGATCCCGAGCAGGCCGTCATACCGGACATCGATCTCTTCGACCAGGAAGCCCCCAACAACCGATACGTCACGCGGCGTCACGCGCGGCTGTACTTCGCGGGAGGCAGCCTGATGCTCGAAGACCTCGACAGCGCCAACGGAACCGGCCTCAACGGCCAGCTGGTGGCGCCCCATGAGCCGCGCGCGCTCGCCGTGAACGACAAGGTGCACTTCGGCCAGTCGGTGCTCATGCGGCTGAAGACCGTCTGA